A portion of the Manihot esculenta cultivar AM560-2 chromosome 2, M.esculenta_v8, whole genome shotgun sequence genome contains these proteins:
- the LOC110607832 gene encoding metal tolerance protein B: MEHDGVPILQLQHRKNIEMAIANEENAVLPVTAQLTCNSICAFSKHENDTFELEERSKSTMKLSGLIIFYLIVMAVEIIGGLKANSLAVITDAAHLLTDVAGFCISLFTVWASGWKATSQHSFGFSRLEVLGALLSVQLIWVISGILVYEAIDRILHKNSEVNGGLMFAIAAFGFIINLIMIIWLGHDHSHHAFHDHDHDHNHDHDHNHDDHDHNHDHNHDHDHDHDHDHDHDHDHDHDHIHNHEVDELCAVNEGEGAKLVPNSPPKRKILNINIQGAYLHVMADLIQSVGVMVAGAIIWAKPDWLVVDLISTLVFSAFVLFSTIPMLMNIFSILMEKTPHDINVDRVESGLKCVQGVQDIHDLHVWAITLGKLVLSCHVVAEPGASSTELLNRIRDYCEKTYKIHHVTVQIE, from the coding sequence ATGGAACATGATGGAGTTCCTATTCTGCAATTACAGCACCGGAAGAATATTGAGATGGCCATAGCTAATGAAGAAAATGCTGTCCTTCCTGTCACAGCACAGTTGACTTGCAATTCTATTTGTGCCTTCTCCAAACATGAAAATGATACTTTTGAATTGGAAGAAAGATCAAAGTCCACAATGAAACTTTCTGGActtataattttctatttaatagTCATGGCAGTTGAGATCATTGGTGGCTTAAAAGCCAACAGCCTTGCAGTTATTACAGATGCAGCACATTTGTTAACTGATGTTGCTGGATTCTGTATCTCTCTTTTCACAGTCTGGGCTTCAGGTTGGAAGGCAACTTCGCAACATTCTTTTGGATTTAGTCGCCTTGAAGTTTTAGGTGCTCTTCTATCTGTGCAGCTTATATGGGTGATCTCAGGAATCTTAGTTTACGAAGCAATAGACAGAATTCTTCACAAAAATTCAGAGGTAAATGGAGGACTCATGTTTGCAATTGCTGCCTTTGGATTCATTATTAACTTGATAATGATAATATGGCTAGGTCATGACCACTCTCATCATGCTTTCCATGATCATGACCACGACCACAATCATGATCATGACCACAACCACGATGACCACGACCACAATCATGACCACAACCACGATCATGATCACGACCACGATCATGACCACGATCACGATCACGACCATGATCACGACCACATTCACAATCATGAGGTTGATGAGTTATGTGCAGTAAATGAAGGGGAGGGGGCTAAGCTGGTACCAAATTCTccaccaaaaagaaaaatattgaacATAAATATCCAAGGGGCTTACCTACACGTCATGGCTGATCTAATTCAATCTGTTGGAGTGATGGTTGCCGGAGCAATTATATGGGCAAAACCTGATTGGTTGGTGGTTGATCTGATTAGCACTCTCGTGTTCTCTGCTTTTGTTCTGTTTTCAACCATACCCATGCTTATGAACATATTTAGCATCCTGATGGAGAAGACTCCTCATGACATCAATGTTGACAGGGTAGAGAGTGGTCTGAAGTGTGTACAAGGAGTACAAGATATTCATGACCTGCATGTATGGGCCATCACATTAGGAAAGCTAGTATTGTCTTGCCATGTAGTAGCTGAGCCTGGAGCCAGCTCTACTGAATTACTCAACAGGATTAGGGATTACTGTGAAAAGACATATAAGATTCATCATGTAACCGTACAAATCGAGTAG